A section of the Pan paniscus chromosome 7, NHGRI_mPanPan1-v2.0_pri, whole genome shotgun sequence genome encodes:
- the LOC129398606 gene encoding uncharacterized LOC128092250 homolog — MLLLLSLLPLLPPPLLPPPPPPLVLLLLLLLLHDSCFLHLSRHQLQMLEVRNMPFSLGYWFT, encoded by the coding sequence ATGCTGTTGCTATTGTCACTACTGCCTCTcctgccgccgccgctgctgccgccgccgccaccgccgctgGTCCTCCTTCTGCTTTTACTTCTCCTGCATGACAGTTGTTTTCTTCATCTGAGCAGACACCAGCTTCAGATGCTCGAGGTGAGAAACATGCCTTTCAGTTTGGGCTACTGGTTTACTTAA